The following is a genomic window from Meriones unguiculatus strain TT.TT164.6M chromosome 7, Bangor_MerUng_6.1, whole genome shotgun sequence.
GtaacttccctttctctcttctcctaagagttgggtgtatcctattctgtcaaatctttctctgatttttcacCATTTCTGCTACTCgggcatcactttcaaacatgggtactttcttctacaaactaactttaccttcattgtcggggattaaagacatgtaccaccacacctggacttaagcttttctttacctgaaacttgttctatactaggctggccttgaactcagatctgcttgcctgtctcctggattaaaggcatatgtgtATTCCAGCAGAATCACACAGACCTAAGTCTTTGCATATGACCTCTTGCTAGagaagccatgttctgaattaaagttCCTCTACagcaaaatgttattattttttagtcatttgaaaatgaaagaaaatcctTATGTCACAGGCTGTTATGCCAGACTTAGCCGGAAGATGTGGTTTTCCCAGTCctcatctaaataaactaattttGTATTACTTTTATACTGCTAATTGGTACAAAAGTTATATAATTACATTCCTCCACTACCAGCTACAATGTAGTTAAATGCCTTCCTGGTTGAACAGAATATGATCACTCTATCTACCAAAACTATCTttccaggcaggcatggtggtgcacgcctttactcccaacagaggcaggcaggtctctgggagttcgaggctggcctgttctacaaagtgaatccaggacagacagggttgttacacagagaaaccctgtcttggaaaaaacaaacaaacaaacaaaccaaaaccctaTGTTTCCAAAGGACAGACATTTATCTAATAAAAATAGATATAACTTGGATTATAAAATCATTAtataatttagatttttaaaatttattaatttgttccttattttgcatatgtgtatgcagaGTGCCTTGGTGAAGTCAGAGAAAAACTTTCAGGactttctcctttcaccatgttggatgatcaaattcaggtcaagaggtagcaagtacctttaccaaTGAGCTGTCTTACTGGCCTATGCCAATTCTACTTTAAAAGTATGCTGGATAATGGCGGTGTGTGCCTGAAATTCCAACAACtgtgaggctgaagcaggaagacagaTTTTCATGCCCTGGGTTGCACAGTCAGACCTTGccaaaaaaataatacataaaaagaaaaaaaacaatagaaacacAAAACAGTCTGTATACTACACATGGTCAGCTTATTTCAGTTAAATTTTACTTTGGTAATATTCCATTTATAAGAGTGAAACATAAGGGCGCAATAACAAATACCTGATTGCTAAAGTTTATAAAACCATACAAATGTACTTCTTTACATAAAACCCATGGGGGAGGTGGAGAAGGCATTTCAGACTAAATCTGATACAGTTTGAGGCTCTTCTGAGAAGGAAGCACTCGTCCTCGGCCGTTTAGGAGATGGCTCTTCGGAATTCTCTGTAACAAAGTCAGAAAACCCATTTTACAGTATCTTAACatttgaatacatttttttaaaaaaagatattcttaaaatgtttttcattcaGTCAACTTAAAGAACACTGCTATGAATTTATTGTCTTATCAAAACAAGCCTCTTAGACTGACCCGTGTACTATGTTAAAACCCGAAGAAACATTCTGAATTAAGTGGCTAGGAGTCACAAACAACATGACTGGACCTAGTTTGATTTCCCTACTTCCAACCCCCCGccccagcaaacacacacacacacacacacacacacactgttaaaGGTGTTCTACTCCACACTGCATTCCAGAGAACCTACCTAGACTGAGAGGCGGGTCCTTGTAGAGTATGGCAGCGGGAACCCGGAAGGTGATGCACAGCATTTTCTTGTTAGGGGCCACGTTTCTCACCAGGTGGATGGAACTACTCTCCTCCAAGGAAATGCCTAGCACGGCCTCAGCTTGCTGACGGACATCCTTGGCAGGGTCGGCATCTTTGGAGAAAGAGTAGCAGTGCACTGTGGGGAGGGGCTCCCCGCTGCGCGGCTGCCCATCCAGAAGGGATCTGAAAACACTGAGGAACTCTACGGCCTTTGCCGGCAAGTTCATGACGATGTGGACAGAAGGTTTTGCTTCCGTTGACAGTTGTAGCCGAAGCATTAACTCTTCTTTCACTGGTCCTTGGAGGAAGTCTTTTCCATCCATGTTAAAGACTTTCACTTTTTGGTCaactttattcagtttacaattgTGCAACAGCCATTTATGGGACTCAGGATTGAGATCATTGGCAAACACTGTGCAATTTTTCCTTGCTGCTGGTATGGCAAAGGGGCCAACCCCAGCAAACACATCAAACAAGACATCTCCAGGATTGAGAAGGTCAGTGATCCTGCCATGTTCTGTAGAGAGACGAGGATTCCAATAGACTTTAGAGAAATCAAACTCATATGTGTAGCTGTTTTCTCGAACCTGAAAAAGGTATATTTTGAGTTAATCTCATTGGACTTAAAGTTTGCCCATTGAAACTAGATAGgctatgtatgtacacatgagaACATACATGTAAATGTTACTACCATACGAGCAAAATAACGTCTCTTAAAAACATTCCGATTAGAGTCCTGGTGTTTATACCATTTCTGGGGCCAGTTACTATCTTGCATTCACCTTCTTCATGAGATTAGTTGCTCCTCCAAAGCCAAATTGTTGTTCCCATCCTAAAGGGTCATGAAGTTGATTCCAAATCACATGAGGAATCTTGCAGAAAGGCCAACTAACTGGCATATGTCACCAGATAAACAGAGATCCTCTGAAAGCTACTGTCGGGCACTGCCACACAGCACGGAGGAGCCCTCCAGAGCATGCAGGATGCAAAAGACATGACTGAAGCATCATTAGAATCCATGTTTTTTTAGATAATTACTAAAAATTTCCAAATTTCATGCCTATAAATTGGACATTTTAAGCCCCTCATTTTATGAACAAAGAATCAAAGGCCCGAAAGTTCCTAACTTAGACATATCTGAAACAtcctttttctgtttcctgggaTCTTAATTTCATGTAGGCATATGTCTTCCCTTCCCCTCAACCAAACCAGAGGCTTCTGGCCAGAACTGGGAATGTTTCTTAAGCTTCTGCCCCCTAAAAGTGCCCAGGAGTAAGCTGGCAGGTGGAGTGCACAGGCACTGCTTTGCACACACTGCACCACAGCCGGTCACTTAACTGCCCCTGGGCAACTGACTGCAACAGAGGGCTGAGAGCTCTCTAATGATGGACCGCTCCATCGTCTAGCATTACAGCAAAAGTCAGCCAACTCCTCTTCCGCTCTGAGTGTGTGAGCTTACACAATACTTCAACCCTGGGTACTGAGAACCGCCTTGATTCCAAGCGGCAGTCCTGCGGTGCATCTGCAGTTGGGCAACAGTGCAGTACCTTGGTGAGCATGTTTTCCTCTCCAGACAGCACTTCCATTTGGAAATTTCGGTATGTACTGTCAATGCAGCTGGTCTTATTTACTGCCGACGTGATTCCTAGGTTTTTGTCAATCATAACTTGGCCTAAAAGGTGAAAATTCATTATAAATACTGCTTATTGTTTGTGAGcttcaaatgaaaaaatatttaacaacaatgaattacattttcttttggtttgcaAACAAAAACTGTACTTGGTGTGTGTAGTTCTGCCTACAATTCTAGAAATCAAAGAGATAAGCTAATGACTAACAGCCTTTAGTACATACAGaaaattttttctaatttatttattatgtatacaatgttctgtctgcatgccagaagaggacatcagatctcattatagatgatttttaagccaccatgtgggtgctgggaattgaacttaggacctctggaagagcagccagtactcttatcctctgagccatctctccagccctacctaTAGAAAATCTATGGGTTCCTTTTCAAGGACTTGTGGTCTATTGATTTTTCCGTATTTTCATTAAACATACTCAAATAAAGGCAAAAGGGTGAAGCATATGACACAGACAATGGAATGGGAAGCTGTGAAGACCATGACAACAAACGGCCCCAGGAATGGTAGCAAAGCCATATGCTTGCCCCTCTGGCCTCACACCAAAGGTTTCTTTTACTGTGGGTTTGAAGAAAATGCCACCAGTTTGGAAATGTGTATCAGCAAGCAATGTTTACAACCAAGGAGACGCACATTTTTCAGAGTCTGACCtaaattaaaaatgttcttttactTAAATTGTTCTTTTAGTCAAATATTTATCATAGCAGAAAAGCTACAGTACACATCAGACTTACTGTCACAGCCCTTTAATTAAGTCTGTATCTTTTTGTTAACACTTCGAAATTTTATAAAGATCTGTATGCTCTCATTTCATAAGGAAAAGAACTTCGTCTTTGAGTTAGTAAAATGCACTAACAATAAACTTGCTGAAATACAATAATTTCAGaattcagaataaaataaaacaatgaatcaATGCCCTACGTGATTATGTTTTGAAGCTCTtaggccccttccccagtctctcCCAGGCTCACCCCTTCCCTACCCATCTAGCTTTTGTGTTCTTATTTTTCACCCatcaagtccagtttgtgctgtCCAGAATGTATTCCTGGATGTATTGCCTTCCACTAACTTCCGAGATATAAAAGGTAAATTTTCAATGAAACCTGGAGACATCAAAAGCAATTCTATAATACCGAGGCAAAACCTAAGGGCTTTGCACTTACCTGGTAAGCCtgctgagctgtatccccagccgGAGATGTTTCACTTTTAACCCTTGTGCACAACCACCACTTTATGAGAATTTAAAAAACCAGAATGGCCAAAGAATGAGTTAGGGTAGGCAGGTACAATGTGAAAGCCCACATCTAACACTGCCCTGAGTCCTCACTCGAAAGTGTGGTATCACCAGAGTGTGGTATCAATGTCTTTATcataaaaacagagagaaagcagaatggCATTGTCAAGTCCCACCCATGCAAAATACTGAACACTACATTTTAAACCTGTGGACAATTCCCACACGCTTTGAAAATTATTGTATTAAAGAGTGACCTACAGAATGCGTGTATACcaagtatttatataaaatatgattttGATTAGCCTTCTATGCAAAGAATAAAGGCCTTGAGTTTCCCTGGAGTTCCAATAGTAGGGTGTACATGAGAAATTTCTAAAAGGCTAGGAGCACTTGGAATAAAGTTTTAAACACAGCGTGGCGGTacatgcaatcccagcactcagggaggcagagaaaggtgaatctctgtgagtttgagaccagcctggtctataaaacgagtccaggacagccaaggctacacagagaaactctgtgtcaaaaaacaaaacaaataactacataaatacataaaaaagttttaaagtgcTTAACATAAAGGCTTAATTAGCTAAGTCAGTAAGTGAACAGCATTGTATATTTGACTCTGAAACCCAAATTTTTGAAACCTAGTACTAAACATTGTCCCAAAGGCCTAATGGCTTTTGCACCAAAAGAATTTTGTTGAATATAGAACAGAGGTTTGTTTCGTGTGTCAGGAGACGTAAAAGTTGGTGCCAATATGGTGACTATGCAGAAGATACTCCAAAATGCTCTTCAAAGAGGGGGACGGCACTGTGATTTGGCCTCAAATTAAAACTAACCTATGCTGCTTCTGTAGATtagcatttttaaataaaaaaatttgaaGCATTACAATTGGaattagccattttttttttctagaacatgAATCTGACTATATAATACACCCACCAATTAAATGCTTGAAGGGCAGCTGATGATCTCGGAGATTCAGGTGTGCAATATGTCCAACCCGGCTGAACGCAGAGGTTACGTCTTGACCCTCGGGAAGCACAGCTTTCAAAATTTCTTCTGACTTAAAATTTTCGTAAGTTAGTTCCAAGTTGTACTCAGACAGCTGTGGGCTGACATCAAGTTCTTTTAAAACGGCGAGTTCCGTTTTCTCAAAGGACTCAACGGTAAGCATTTTGTAGGGATCCAACATGATTAGTCTACCGTCTTCATCTCCGGGGTCCTCAATCACTCGCTTTATGCCTGGGCGATGCAGGGCCACTCTCTTGAGGGCTCGCATCAATCTGTTGACAACTTCTTTCCTCACTTTAAGCACCGGGATGGACACTGTCTTTTTAAAAGCTTCTCTGTCAAGTTCTGTCATTCCTCGAACATCAGAGGGTGGTGAAAATAATTCAGCATCTCTCATACTTGCTTCTATTTCTGGCATGGTTGAGAATCCTTGTCTCTGACACAACGAAAAAATACTAGGTGCTTTCCTAAGCCTCGGTACCAATGTCCTTCTTGTCAGTACAATCAAAGATACTGACTCACTGGGGTGACACCATTCTACTTGCAGAAGTCTTCTTGAAAATCCAAATGTCTTCCCTAAGATTctaggaaaaatatttaaaaaagaaaataccatcAAGCTGCACAGGAGCACACTCACAATGACTTTTGAGAATGAAAACACAAATTCTCTTTTAAACCACTTGCCAAGTGCTAACAAAAAATTTGGATGGCAACGGAAACGGACAGTCTCTCTTGCAAGAAAGTATGATTCTTCAGTCTACCTGCCCTTGTAATAAGAAGGATTAGAGGTCTGGCAGCCTCTCTATACCCAACGAACTTTGCTCACAGTTTCCTATGGAACACAGAGTACTGGAAGCATGAAATttgagttgagggacatctaaaaaTGAAATTGCCACCAATGGCAACATTTACTAGGACATCCTTATGGGTAACTGTCTCAGAAGTTGTTATGAACTTTGTAAGCTAAGGAAGTTAATAACCCAATGTCGTGTGGCTGGTAAGTGGCTCAGCAAGGCTTATACCTCCATTTCTCAGTTGGGATAGACCTCGGGGTCTATCCCCAGCATCACACAGTATCAGGCACGGTGGTtcctgcctgtaatctcagcataaggagacagaaaggaggattaaatgttcaaggccagcctgggatgcgtTTGAGACCagacctcagaaaacaaaaccctgtTAGGAATGCTCTTAAGGGCTGGGGACATCGCTCAGTTGGAAGATGACGTGACTAGCACGCACACATAAATCCATGAGCTTTCGGCACCGCATgaactgggcatggtagtgcaggCCTCTGACCCCACTCAGAGGGCGGAAGTTGAAGGTCATCCTCCAGGCTAATCTGGATACATGAGATGTTCTCCCTTCCCACGTGACCTTAGTTATATTGCTGGGATGCCATTCAGACTGTACTGCCATGTGCCTTGCCTGTAAGAAAAGGCTTCGGCATTTTGATGAGGAGTCTTTACTGGGTTGTTCATTTGAAGCACGGTACTGGGGATTCACTTCATCCTTTAAAATACCAAGCGGTGAAGGGCCCTGTTACAGAACCCTAAAATACAAAGCATGAATGTTTAGGTTTACACCAGGAGTTAATGAGTTAGACTGACACTGGCTCAGTCTGGGTGTCCATTTTCCATTTGTAAATGTGGATAAAAACCAGGAAAAGATTTTTGTGTGGTCCTGGGAATCTAATCCTGGGCACTACTCATGCCAGGGAGTCGTTCTACCACTCAGCCACACCCCAGCCGTCACCAGGCGTTTGACCGGGCCACTTACCAAGGGCTCGGGCCTTGGCTTAGCAACCAGTGGACCGCGAGATAAATGGCCCTGGCGGCTTTTTCTGTGCTCCTTAGGCTTCTGACCCGGACCGTCAAGTCTTTGGCATCACCCGGGACCCTGcggcccctcaccagctgcactTCCCCAAGTCCAGCGCTATCCAAGGCCTCAGACCAGAAATTCTCACCTCATGTTCTGGGGCAGCTCGGAAATGGGTCTGCGGCGGGTGGGCGGGCTCTCGCTGACGTCATCACTGTTGGCCGCGAAGGCCGCTTACAAGCTGTCAGACCTTGCGGACTCGCGTCCTTCTTCCTGGCCGCGGGAGAGGTACGGGAGCCCCGAAGGGCCAAACGCGTAACTCCGCCCCCGACGCGGCTCAGCCGGGGAGAGCGTGGAGCCGGAACAGAGGCTCGCGGATGGACTTGGCAGTCGGTCGCCGAGCAGCATGCAGGCGTCGCGGAGCAGCATCCAACCCGAGCCGGGATGGTACGTCTCTGTCCAGCCGCCCGACGAGGCTTCGGCTGCGGAAGAGTGGAGCCCGTTGCTAAGCAACGTAAGTGGGTTTTTCTGACAGCGCGCGGGGCTAGTGTGCTGAGGCATCCTCCACCGCTTGCAAGAGGAGTCCTGGACAGGAGAGGACGGACCCTGGGGTGGGGCCCGAACCACTGACCCCAACCGAGTTTGAAATGTGGCAGTAGCTTGGCTCGCTCAGTCAAGAGTGGGGCTTGGGACACCGGCAGCATGGTTTTGTGACTCACCGTTGTTTTGTATCTGTCGCCTCTCAGAAACTCCATCTACTCTTTCGAGGTCTTTGTAGGAACATCACGAGGTGTTTTTTTTCTGGACTTAATCACAGGGCGAAGAAGTCCCCGTAAGTGAAGATGAGGAGAGGGCTGTGATACTGTGCACGTAGTTTTTCCTATGCTCACCCCAGTGTCGTGGGCTGTGTGCACTCCAGGGCCCCTGCCACACTTTGGTGCTGAAGATCTAGCCCAGAGCCTTGAGCATGCTAGAAAAGCGCCCTAACCCAGAACTACTTTTACTGGCACCCCGCTTTTTAACTGATCCTCGAACTGTAACAGTTGATAGTTTGGCTTCTGCTGTTCCTGTAAGGCATTCCTGATCACCTTCCTGGGCGAGCTTAATTCATTACATGTGTAAAATAAAAGGTTAGTTTTGAGGCCCTAGTATGGGAGGAACAGCTTCGATGGAAAGCAAGCAGTTCCATGCTGACACGGGGATTCTTCAGGAATCACGTGAGCTGAGTGAGGTTTGTTCCTTCCCTTGGTCTCCACCCTGTGCTTAAGCTTTCTTCCTATCTTGAAGTCACAAGGCCATGGCTCGCCGAAAGACTAGGTTCCTCAAGTTGTACCAAGAggtcaaaaggaaaggaaaaggaacaagTGTTATGTCCAAATTTGCTTTCTGTTGGTGTGATGAAGACCATGACAGaagcagcttgggaaggaaagCGTTTATTTCACCTCACAGCTGCAGTCcaccatgaagggaagtcaggaggcagaaactgaagcagaggccagggagggatACTATTTATTGGCTTGACCCTCTGGCctgctcagtttgctttccttAGTCCCAGAACAGCCTGCCTGGGGATGGCACTGCCTAAAGTGGGCTATGCCCTTTCACATCAGTTGTGAAAATGCCCTCCCCCGCAGTCTTGCCTTCAGGCCAATTTGATAAGGATATTCTTCCAactcttctcaaatgactctagcctgtgttaCATTGACCAAAGAACTAACCATGTCCTCGTTAATTAGTTAATGTTTCACAGAAATCCTTAAGTTTGTAGGTTGGCTCTACAGTTTAATGTGTAGTGGTGTTTTGACATATTTTAACTTCCTAATTCAAACATCTAATGTGGTTAAAATGTGTGTTTACAGGAACCTCACCGACAGGGATCCCCAGGTGCTTCGTTTGGCTTCTCAGTCTTCAATGTGATGAACGCCATCATGGGAAGTGGCATCCTTGGCTTGGCTTATGTGATGGCTAACACCGGTATCCTTGGATTTAGGTGAGgcctgtttttgtcttttgtcatCATCTTTTTATTTGGATAAGGAATTTTAACTCCAGAAGTTACTGCTCTACAATCCCTGGTTGGATTATTTCCGAGGCTTAGCGTTGTTTTGTTATCTTTGCGCCTAACTCATCTGTAGCTTGGAGGGATGCTACATACAGTTAAGCATTGCCTGAGGGCTGTACATTTTTTTGTAAGAACATCAAGAAGGAAACTAGGGATAGCATAAACTTTGTTTGGAAAGCACCTATAGAGGGTGGCTCTGGTATAAGGATCTGCCTGTTGGCTTACAGGAAAGGGGAAGGCTACCGAAATCTTTGCCTTTTTGGCAGGTGGTTGTTAAGGGTAGCTAGGGAGATAAGGTGAGTGCTGAGATTGTCATGTGGTAGATAAGCACCTTTCCTGGTCAGCCATTACTGGGGGTCCATAGGGCACAGAGGGTGAGGATCTAGAAAAACAAGTCACTTGATTCTGGGAATTGTCATTGCTTAACCAAAATAGGGGAGCTTTACCACATGGGGTGTCCGTGTTCCGAAGTGTGGCACAAAGCCGGTCCATTGTTAAGTGACCTTTATAGAGAACTAAAGCAAACCTAGATGGTGAAGCTTCCCACTCATCTAGGCTATATGATAGAGCCTGTTGCTCCTTGGCCAAAACTCATCTCA
Proteins encoded in this region:
- the Trmt5 gene encoding tRNA (guanine(37)-N1)-methyltransferase isoform X2; its protein translation is MPEIEASMRDAELFSPPSDVRGMTELDREAFKKTVSIPVLKVRKEVVNRLMRALKRVALHRPGIKRVIEDPGDEDGRLIMLDPYKMLTVESFEKTELAVLKELDVSPQLSEYNLELTYENFKSEEILKAVLPEGQDVTSAFSRVGHIAHLNLRDHQLPFKHLIGQVMIDKNLGITSAVNKTSCIDSTYRNFQMEVLSGEENMLTKVRENSYTYEFDFSKVYWNPRLSTEHGRITDLLNPGDVLFDVFAGVGPFAIPAARKNCTVFANDLNPESHKWLLHNCKLNKVDQKVKVFNMDGKDFLQGPVKEELMLRLQLSTEAKPSVHIVMNLPAKAVEFLSVFRSLLDGQPRSGEPLPTVHCYSFSKDADPAKDVRQQAEAVLGISLEESSSIHLVRNVAPNKKMLCITFRVPAAILYKDPPLSLENSEEPSPKRPRTSASFSEEPQTVSDLV
- the Trmt5 gene encoding tRNA (guanine(37)-N1)-methyltransferase isoform X1; its protein translation is MRILGKTFGFSRRLLQVEWCHPSESVSLIVLTRRTLVPRLRKAPSIFSLCQRQGFSTMPEIEASMRDAELFSPPSDVRGMTELDREAFKKTVSIPVLKVRKEVVNRLMRALKRVALHRPGIKRVIEDPGDEDGRLIMLDPYKMLTVESFEKTELAVLKELDVSPQLSEYNLELTYENFKSEEILKAVLPEGQDVTSAFSRVGHIAHLNLRDHQLPFKHLIGQVMIDKNLGITSAVNKTSCIDSTYRNFQMEVLSGEENMLTKVRENSYTYEFDFSKVYWNPRLSTEHGRITDLLNPGDVLFDVFAGVGPFAIPAARKNCTVFANDLNPESHKWLLHNCKLNKVDQKVKVFNMDGKDFLQGPVKEELMLRLQLSTEAKPSVHIVMNLPAKAVEFLSVFRSLLDGQPRSGEPLPTVHCYSFSKDADPAKDVRQQAEAVLGISLEESSSIHLVRNVAPNKKMLCITFRVPAAILYKDPPLSLENSEEPSPKRPRTSASFSEEPQTVSDLV